From Ipomoea triloba cultivar NCNSP0323 chromosome 5, ASM357664v1, the proteins below share one genomic window:
- the LOC116019443 gene encoding importin-5-like isoform X4: protein MASTSRTRNLFEEDDPTPCYDLINNLFSQDKAVVDPALSFFKDAVNQFPGSVCRLFAKVLDTSPLPLTRIRCSTLLSGFLATTWPIIPPVPQAEIKAVFLKLLHNETNRPALEIHCACVSRLGAILLPKNEWPELLSFLLESLSSSSAPRKLAAVILLRELIPKCPEIFAPYVDIFCAAFLRLMNQINDERVRAATHGAAVNMILHLPTSSNYYDLLPEMISVLMDTVYSDYLTSDILEEIIVLATRKPGFFVAEVKCWVQSMVEIISEERLKPKTRQLAIQFLVVMAEDKKEGCGMIQNLPGDLIEEILTQLLILLVGVDDGDDWELADDDDTEVGKKSLACYAEDAWRRLAIALRGEVIVGNPPDLLAKYIKDDNWKRRYAAVTAVGLITSGCSKMLIQYLEVSMEKILELVTDLHPRVRWAAIHTIGEFSIYLCPHLQEQYHHQIIPALLQAIDDLAHPRLQTHGATALMLFTRNCCSDILKPYMKEIVNKLLILLQQREIMLEGAALGALGSLAESTMDEFRPFYGIVMPYLKCTVVTAKAASNYLLVANSLKCIAVIAVAVGKSMFYADVEDVVKDLILLQESNYSGKDGTVRGYLLQAWGGVCRCLGVDFLPYLSDSVPQLIQSAKRTDYLTDDVDSDDKRRSIILKEKFLACNTIGCFAAHINEGLHMWIKEVVDAVLPLVNFKLDERVRIAAATGNLSFGVSLSWIVSFTLIILHSVAMPLLLQSVAVAVECQLPIPDVSDSPIITISETIMSALIEALQEPTIKFRVIILEALNQCIQIPHTCIHKDMATLFVKGISKLLFACINRKVVRELRLSSSQNLRTAELLDEEVQDEDNIYIQVHICLGTLAERLKASFLPFLDELLPFVNHLWKNKKARKEGRIGLSVFHDIAENCREETFRHYDMCIPFLLKTCKGRKATNPAQEEIAACAIGICAEFGGEVFKPHLQVCFCRCTP, encoded by the exons ATGGCGTCTACATCTAGGACGAGAAATCTCTTTGAAGAAGATGACCCAACCCCTTGCTACGACCTCATCAATAACCTCTTCTCCCAGGACAAAGCCGTCGTCGACCCCGCCCTCTCCTTCTTCAAAGACGCCGTGAACCAGTTTCCAGGCTCTGTGTGTCGCTTGTTCGCTAAAGTCCTAGACACGAGCCCTCTCCCCCTAACCAGAATCCGCTGCTCCACCCTTCTCTCCGGTTTTCTCGCCACCACCTGGCCCATCATCCCCCCGGTTCCTCAAGCCGAAATCAAGGCCGTCTTTCTCAAGCTCCTCCACAACGAAACTAACCGCCCCGCCCTCGAGATTCACTGCGCCTGCGTTTCAAGACTCGGAGCTATTCTTCTCCCCAAGAATGAATGGCCCGAATTGCtgtcttttttattagaatctttatcttcttcttccgcGCCAAGAAAATTGGCCGCCGTTATCTTGCTCCGGGAACTGATCCCCAAATGCCCCGAGATTTTCGCCCCCTATGTTGATATTTTCTGCGCGGCGTTTCTGCGGTTAATGAATCAGATCAACGATGAAAGAGTGAGAGCCGCAACCCACGGGGCGGCCGTGAATATGATTTTGCACTTGCCTACATCCTCCAATTATTACGACCTTTTGCCGGAAATGATCAGCGTTTTGATGGACACCGTTTATAGCGACTACCTCACATCCGACATTCTTGAAGAAATAATTGTGTTAGCCACACGAAAACCTGGGTTCTTTGTAGCTGAAGTTAAGTGCTGGGTGCAATCCATGGTTGAGATCATCAGTGAAGAGCGTTTGAAGCCCAAGACCAGGCAACTAGCCATACAGTTCTTGGTGGTAATGGCGGAGGATAAAAAAGAGGGTTGTGGGATGATTCAGAATCTGCCCGGTGACTTAATTGAAGAGATTCTCACACAGCTCCTCATTTTGCTGGTGGGTGTTGATGATGGCGACGACTGGGAATTGGCAGATGATGATGACACAGAAGTAGGGAAAAAAAGTTTAGCCTGTTATGCAGAGGACGCTTGGAGAAGGCTGGCAATTGCACTGAGGGGAGAAGTAATTGTGGGCAATCCTCCTGATTTGCTGGCAAAATACATTAAAGATGATAACTGGAAAAGGAGATATGCTGCAGTTACTGCCGTTGGCCTAATTACATCTGGTTGCTCAAAG ATGTTAATACAATACCTGGAAGTTTCGATGGAAAAGATACTGGAACTAGTTACTGATCTTCACCCTCGCGTGCGCTGGGCAGCTATCCATACCATTGGCGAATTCTCAATCTACTTATGTCCCCATTTGCAAGAACAATATCATCATCAGATCATTCCTGCCTTATTACAAGCCATTGATGATCTCGCCCACCCCAGACTGCAG ACACACGGAGCAACAGCATTGATGCTTTTCACCCGGAATTGTTGTTCAGATATCTTAAAACCTTACATGAAAGAAATAGTAAACAAACTGCTTATACTCTTGCAG CAAAGAGAGATAATGTTGGAAGGCGCAGCTTTGGGAGCCTTAGGCTCATTAGCTGAATCAACCATG GATGAGTTTCGACCATTCTATGGCATTGTAATGCCCTACCTAAAATGTACGGTAGTAACTGCAAAAGCGGCTTCTAATTACTTGCTTGTAGCCAACTCCCTGAAGTGCATTGCTGTGATTGCGGTGGCAGTGGGGAAAAGTATGTTCTATGCTGATGTTGAAGAT GTTGTTAAAGATCTCATCTTGTTACAAGAATCTAATTACTCTGGAAAAGATGGAACAGTGAGGGGTTATTTGCTACAG GCGTGGGGTGGAGTCTGCCGATGTTTAGGGGTGGACTTTCTTCCTTACCTGAGTGATTCCGTGCCTCAGCTGATTCAGTCTGCTAAACGGACAGATTACCTGACAGATGATGTTGATAGTGATGATAAGCGAAGAAGTATTATCTTGAAGGAGAAGTTCTTGGCTTGTAATACAATAGGCTGCTTTGCTGCTCATATCAACGAAGGACTGCACATGTGGATTAAGGAG GTTGTAGATGCTGTTCTTCCACTCGTCAATTTTAAACTCGATGAACGAGTTAGAATAGCTGCAGCAACAGGTAACCTTTCTTTCGGTGTCTCCTTATCGTGGATTGTGAGCTTTACATTAATCATTCTACATTCTGTAGCTATGCCATTACTGTTGCAATCAGTTGCTGTTGCTGTGGAATGCCAGCTTCCTATTCCAGATGTTTCTGATTCTCCGATTATTACCATATCTGAAACCATAATGTCAGCTTTGATTGAAGCCTTACAG GAACCAACCATAAAGTTTCGGGTGATAATATTGGAGGCATTGAATCAATGCATTCAG ATTCCTCACACTTGTATACATAAAGATATGGCAACACTATTTGTCAAAGGCATATCGAAACTGCTCTTTGCATGCATAAACAGGAAAGTAGTAAGAGAATTGAGACTCAGCAGTAGCCAAAACTTGAGGACGGCAGAACTGCTGGACGAGGAAGTTCAGGATGAGGATAATATTTACATACAA GTTCACATTTGCTTGGGAACTCTGGCGGAAAGGCTCAAGGCCTCATTCTTGCCTTTCTTGGATGAACTATTGCCCTTTGTAAATCATCTTTGG aaaaataaaaaagcaaggAAAGAAGGAAGAATTGGGTTGAGTGTTTTTCATGACATTGCTGAGAACTGCAGAGAAGAAACTTTCAGACACTATGACATGTGCATTCCATTCCTGCTCAAAACCTGTAAGGGCCGCAAGGCTACAAATCCAGCCCAGGAAGAG ATTGCTGCGTGTGCAATTGGCATTTGTGCGGAGTTTGGTGGAGAAGTGTTTAAGCCGCATCTCCAAG TCTGTTTCTGCAGATGCACTCCTTAG